A window of Drosophila virilis strain 15010-1051.87 unplaced genomic scaffold, Dvir_AGI_RSII-ME tig00000016, whole genome shotgun sequence genomic DNA:
AAAGTTCGTCATACTTTACGGTTTTTCTGCGGCTTCCAATTGAAGTGTCTGCGTTGTTGAGCAGCTGTCATGTGGTTGGGTTTCGTCTGCGGATCTTTCACAGAAATCGAATAAccagcttctgctgctgctgctgccgctgccgctgcggtCAATAGTGCACGACATAATTGCTGATTGAATGCGGCTGTCATCAGCTGACGTCAGGCCCCCAACTGATTAATGGCAATTAGCTGGGCTTCCATATACAACAATTGGCCACATGAAACCCAAGTAATATCGCTGTAAATTCCGGGTTTGGGTCTAGCCACAAGGACTCtcgcatatatgtacatatagctGGTATATATCTGGCAAATCGAAGGCACGCAAACTGAGGACAAGTCACGCCAACATCTACgtatatatactcttatatgtatgtgcatacatgCTTCTCAGACATTTAAGTCTCAGCTAGGAAATGGGCTCCTCCATTTTGGCGCCATAAATCTGCAGCTCGCCATGTCGCATGTCGCAAGCAATTCGACAAATGGCTTCAAAAAGCACAAAAGGGTGTGCTCGATTGGGTgtgcacgactagcagataccctcaATCAGCTACAACTATTCAAGCCTTGACGTAATCTGCTAGACTGGAGTCTACTTGCAAAATTTgcagtctctagctcttaaataTCCCGAGTTATGCAGAAAAGACAGAATTAAGTAATCGATTTTAAGCGATAACTCAGAAAGCGATAAAGTTATCGCTGATTTGAAAGAAGCTGGTTTTGTGTGTGCCTTGATAAGATGTGCATCCAAAATTTCGAGTCTGTAACTATTATAGTTCCCGAGTTTTCGAGATTCAAATATGGACAGCGGGACCATGGTCAGATCGACTCGCTGAGAATTTTTAGACTATATGGCATTGGAGAAGCCTCCCAAACACATGCACCAAACGTCATACCCCTTTTACCCTTTTTTAGTGGGTATAGAATATAAGAAAAGTGGCGCAACACTCGCATAAAAGTTTATACTCTCGCGTGTCGCACAATGGAAAACTATTTGAATACTGCTGTAAAATGTACGTATTTTCCTGGtatagcaacaaaataaatctgTTTGACTTGTTGCCCGTGTGACACGACAATTTGTGACTCCATTTTGAGACTCAACAAAAGTTTGCTCTctaaataaaacttttgctAAACTCTTCTTGTTTGATGATTTCTCAATTCTTCAGCTCTTAACTCATGATATTCCCTGTGCTAGCTTTCTACTAGTTGTCTATAGTTCAGGCAAGGaatgaaattgcaaataaggttttttatttaagtctTGGATGTGGGATGTGGGACAAATAGCTGCAGAAGCGGAAGCCTCAACAATTTGCAGCTATTCTGTTTGTTGCAACAGCTTGTCGGTTGGCCTAGGGTAACTCTAAGTCGTTCATTACCTACTCATATttcatttgctgttgttgtttcttgaaTGTATTCTACGATTCAGCCAATTCTCAACACAATTATccaagtgtgtgtgcctctTGTAAGTTTTTACAACaccaatttttagttttatatgagCTTCAGAGTTATACAACACTACCGTAACTTAAAGTTGTAATTTTGTGTTGGATATATAGTTTTCAATCTCTTCTCTTTTCACCACTTATTTCCATGCAAGACAAATAGTGCTAAAGCTTTTATCTAGAGCCGAACCCTCAAAATTTTGCAGCCAAATCTCCTTGTTACAACAGCTTGTCGCTTTACTGAGGGTAACTTCTAGTCGTTCACACCCGACTGTTGCCTTCCAGTTTGCCTTTACGTGGAATTCCCAATGTTTAAACAGTTTACTTTGCTAAATTTAAACCACATTTTATCTGCTCAAGAGCTAGATAATATAACAATACTTAAGAGACAGGGAGAGAGGAGCGAGAAAAAACGGGGctttagttaattaatttttacaacCGGGGGGGGTCTATTTATATAGCGTAACATCTAGTATTGTGCTCTTGCCGATATCAGCTGAACATATGGAATTTCAGTTAGATATTTTGAGCTCGATAAAACTGTTGTGCGCAAATAATTGGAGTGGAGCGtcatatcaaataaatataataataactcGTGTCTATTTGGGGGCCTCAACTTAAGTACCTGGCTTGCAGGTTATCAGGCCGATAGGAATTGTCTTCCAATTGGTTTTTTCGCAATAAAAGGGCAAACGCGAATTTCCGCCAAGACATTCAACTCGACAGTATTCTTCTGGCACAAGAGAAACATGAATTCCGTAACTCTGGTGGGCCTGGTGCTCTGTTGTTTATTTGTGACATCGGCGTATGCCGGCAACGATTATCTCTGGGGCGAAATCGGACCCAATGACTATCAACTGGCCAAGGATACCGTTTCGAAGGCCTTCTTTTTGGGCCTCGTACAGACCAAGAAATACGTGTTCAAGCAGTCCGTGCGTAATACCCAACAATTATTGGAATTAGCTTTATATTTATCGTTTGATAATCTCCTGCCAGAATAACCTCGATGCCCTGACCATCACGGCCATTAGGGTCACcgacaagaagaagaacaacggCGCAACAGCCGTACTGACCGCAGGCGGACCCGGCTCCAAGGGCGCCACCATTCAGTTCACCTCGCAGCGCGGCTATGGCATCAAGGATCTGGTCGAGATATGGGGCCGATAAAACGGGCCAATGCAAAACGCTTGCTAACAAGCCTAAAAGTATGCCAAATCTCGGAATAAAGCTTCAAGCATTTGATATTCGGTGTGTTCTCTAATCTGACCTCTAAGTGACATTGAAACTAAACAAGTGTTGCCAGCTGCTGAAATTTGCCACAGTTCCAGTGTTGGTAAAGTCTAAACAGAAATAGAAATACTAAAGCTGCGCTTCACGTCTTTTGTGTGTTCTCAATGGCGATTGAGTCCAATatctacatatttgtttataatctCACCTCTAAATGACATTAGAGGCAAAAAAGGGTTGCCAATTGCTACCGTTCCAGTGTTAGTAAAGTCTAAAGTGTTGTAAATAGGAAAACTAAAGTTGCGCTTCTGCAGCCAAGCTATAAAATCCCTCGTTTAGATAATATGAATTTAGATAAAATAGCAAACAGCTTAATTTATGTTAGTTTGAGTGTTGAAAAAGCCCAAGCAGTGCTGGTAAAGGCTTTGTTAAAGAGTGCAAAGCACAGCTAGAGAATAATTAATGCCAGTCAAGGGGCTTGCACAAGTTTTATGACGCCAAAAATACCCAATTCTTCAATTTGTATTATAATAAGAGCTGAAAATGTCCCTGCAGTGTTGGAAAAGGCCTTGTTAAACAGCGCAAAGCACAGCCATAGGCTAAATAATGCCAGCCACATGGATTTCAAAAGTTTTGTGACGCACAAAATACCcattaattcaatttgtattaattttagTGCTGAAAAAGTCCAAGCAGTGTTGGAAAAGGCCTTGTTGAACAGTGTGTAGCCAGCCAAATGGGTTCCACAAGTTTTATGACGCACAACGAGTcagtttttgaatatatttttggctGAGCTCAACTGGTTTTTTGCTAGAATCTACAGTTGCGGGCATCTAATCCCATTTATCAAAGTCTAGACGCTGCTggccatatatatttatgtgttgaCTCGacacgtatgtgtgtgtgcgtgtgtgtgtgtgtgtgtgtatctgatCCCACAGTCAGCACAAAGGCACTCGAAACCGAGCacagaaaaagagagagagacacacatacacacacaactcGTCGCTTCAAGGCCAACTTCTtattaaatgccaaaatgtgAGCGTTTGTATGGAATAGAAACtacaagatacagatacagcgccagctacagatacaagatacaagtACACGCTGCAGCTTTAAGCCAGAGCAGGATTATATTTACAGCAGGCCAAAAGATCTTGGCAGACCTGCCAGACTTCTTCGATATGTAAATCTAGCTTTGAAGATGAAGCCAGATACATTTagttacagatacatttgtagatacagatacagctgcaAAATGGCGTCATCTGCTGTCAATAAGTTGTATATTTACTCGCAGAATATGAACGTACTTTGGAGTCAAACGCGCTTCGCTAATGAGTAACAGtctgtgaatatatatatatacatatagagtatatgtatatagccaGGCATATAGATAGATCTGTCTGTTTGTATTTacagtcgtcgtcgtcgtctaaCTTAACTTGCTGCGCCCAAGGTCAGCCGCCTGGCTATGAGAAACTTTGCTGTGTTAGTCAGGGCCCCCCAGTTTGGAAGACCTTGGCGCTACATGCCCGTTAATCTCTGAACAATCCAGTAAACTCCAAGTTTCAATGCAAAatttcaaatacaaaacacacacacacacaaacgtatTAATTATACATGACTGGCCGTGTCTATAGCTATGGAAATAAACGACATGTACGTGATTTCATGGCAACTTGTTTGCTCAGGTTCTCTCAACTGCAAAGTTGGctaataattcaaataaattcaagtCCAAAGAATGCGATATCGTCGTATTCCAGATatacccatatatatatatatatatatatatatgtatatatacgaaGCGACAACTGTACATCAATTAAATGTACCTGGCTTTTAAGCAGACCCAGCCCAACAAGTATAATTTATTCCATGAATTAATTGTGACAAATTCAtagatttattttcattttacatttaatgtttatatttcttgaataTGTGCCGCTTCTCAACACTATTTACATGCTATAGGCTTTTGCAACACCAATTTTTAGTGTTGTTAGAAAAGTTATACAACACTACCATTCTATTATAGATGCAATTCATATAGATAATTTTCCATCTCTGCTCTTTCTAGCACTAATTTCCAGTGTTGTATAAGGCAAATAGTGCTGCAATAATTCGTCATTTTCTCTTAGTCTATTCTATGCTAATCGCAAACCAAAACTtttttacacacgcacacacacacacacactatgcAAATCGGTTCCATTTGAATGCCTGATTTAATGATCAGAAGCCACATTTGTCCCATGAATAActaccacaaaaaaaaaaactgaacaaagcattttatataatttctaaATAATTGAAACAGGAAAATTGCATcatcaacaataataacaaaaaaaaaaaaaaaaaacaactcaaATGCATTCTTACAATTGCTGAGAATATAATTTGAGGGcggcaaatgaaaatatttattatatacatatacacatacaaacatatatgtataatagtTGCCGCCTCTTAGCCACATGATCAGCGATCCGTTGGCCGCATCACTCACCAAccacatacacatacgcatGCATAAAGCAccccaaacacacaaaattcCCCTTGCACAGGTCTCACCTGTCCGgctgagtgtgcgtgtgtgtgtgtgtgtgtgtgatatgGTGTAAAACttgtttatttgaaattgaacGAATGATTCAATTTCTAATTCGAATTGGTTTTTGCGCGTACGTTTAGCAGCCTTTTGCTAATTGGACAATGTGCCCAGGTGTTAGAACGACTCTTCCAAAGCTTTCGGGCCATGTTTCAATTGATTTCTTAATCAACTTTTGTCAGCGATAaaatgcatacacatacatacattaatgtatatacatacatgcgaAAGGGTCTATTTGTTGCGTTCTTCTAAGCAcaagaaacaattattattttctatttctacCCATtgtacagtttttttttttttctgttcttCGTACACAAAACATACAGaggcacacatgcatacatgcgtgcatgtgtgtgtatgctgtcTCATTGGCAGACTTAGCAAcaagacaacagcaacataacATAGAAACCGACTGCGCGACCGTTTGTTCGTTCTGTTCACAGTCGTCGCGTCGTAACGGTTTCATCGCTTGCGTCGCCAGCTCTTGTTCGTGGAAAAAGCGTACACATTTGATAAAGCGTATGCGCGCGACAGAGCTAGAAATATTTATGCGTACGCTTGTGtccaaatgtgtgtgtttgtgtgtgtgcttgcgtgcgtgtgcgtgtgcttctGGTGGAATGATAAAATGtgtaataaaaagaaaacgttTCCAAAAAGCTGTTTGAAAGAgagcatattttttattttgaattttagtGAGCAAAAAGTTTACAAACATATTCCAGCTTAAGAGTAGGTAATTTTAATTACTAGAATCACACAACtgttattttcatttgacaCATTTCCAGGTTGAcagttaataattaatttaaaaattgtaacatGTTGATACGCCCGCAATTTGTATAGGAGAGAGAAAAAGACTGACTATATAAAAAGCACAGTGAGTCCCCGTCTCGCTCCCACATAGGTTGCAGTACGTTGATAAAAACCGCTCACAGCTCGCACACGCTGCCATGTTGTTAATAGGagacagcagcaggcagcaacagcaattggGTGGAAAAACTTGTAAAACAAATACACGAAAAGCGCGAAGCGAGCGGGAAAAAAAATTCCATTAGATTTCTGTAACGTTTACCCCATGTAGTTTGCCGACGCCAAAAACGCGGCCAACTTTGTTCGCTGTGCAGCTGCAAATGGCGCGAGCAACTGCCGAAAGCAGCACACGAACGAAACTCGACGAAAAAGCCAACTCAACGAACGAGTGTACGAGTCTACGAAACGAAAGCGCTTCGTTAGAATTcgcgtctgtctgtccgtatgtatgtatgtatgtatatgtgtgtttctgttgtgtgtgtgtgcgtgtgtgttggtgtttcATAAATTATGACGTTGGCCGAGCTTTTTTCTCTTTCGAATTTAGGTGAAGAAATATGTAATCaagtacatacacacacatgtacaaaTTTTTCAGACTTGCCGTCATCCGATAATAAAAAAGCACATGCAAAGGCCATTCAAACCATGTCGAAATAAATGTGTTTAATCAACGAGCTAGCGTGCTGCTGACGTTAGAGCGAGATGGCAACGCTTTTCGTTTCTTCCCTTTACTCTGCGCCATTTGTAAGTTGCGTAATTGTCGGTCGATTCAAAAAATGTGTCATTCAAGTTCCTGGTTTCTCGTCAAAAACGGCGCCTCTCTTTTGTGTCATCtattcttttcattttccattCTTTTGTGCCAGGCAAATGCGCGCGCGAGTTTACGTAATGCGCgggcttttttcttttctttttcttttcattttgtgtaAGTTTCGATTGgtacacgttttttttttttttttcttcagttCTTATTGCTCACATGATACACATGGTGTAaatcgtacacacacacacatatgcatacacatgtacatgtaGTGTCTGTCGTTTCAGGCAAAGTTCACTAGAAAAAACCACCACCAACAAAGCGCTGCGCCACtgaaccacaaccaccaccaaCCGCCGCGCCACTTATTTGACTATTTTCGACGTTAGCAACAACGGATTCTTTTGCTAGCAGCGTTGAgtagttcttttttttttttttttcatttgttggTGCTCTCCTTTGGTTttatactcttttttttttcacttgaTTGTATTTTTGTTGAGGCGCTGCAAGCGCACAACGAACCGCACGGTCCAACGTTCAACGCACGAATGAATTGACAGAGAcgccagcgacagcaacaCGGCGACAAACCAGTTTTATATAAGCCCGCGCGTAAGTACAGTAAATATAAGCTGTATACgtgtatgtattattttgtgtgtatgtgtgtatgtgagagCGCCTACGAGAGCAGCGCTTCAAGCTTCGAGAAAGCTTTTTGCAATTGTACATAAGCGagaatatgtgtgtatgtattagTGTAGTTTTGTCGTTGACACACATTCaatttgtggctgttgttgttgctcttttatatgctttttttttgtgtgtgttgtatgaatgtatgtatgtatggtatgtatgtatgtatgcggcTTTGTAGTTTTGTAGCTCTGACACGCCACTTGGCTAAAAATTTTCCGTCTTTGACGTTTTTCATTGAAACGCAATGAAAAGATTTGTATCAAAGTAGagttaaaaatgaaaaaaaaaaagaaaagaagaaaaaacccTGACTTTATGCTTAGATTAATTGCAAAGATAACACCGACCAGAGCAGCAGAGTGGGCGTATgcaaaaaaaacttgatgaaaACAAATCTAATTAGAAAACGTGCAGTTGTGTGGTAGAAAGTGTGCCAGCGAATGCCTGTGATTAGTTTAAGGGGCAGCGGGTTGGGCGAGGGGTGGACAGTGACCGCAGGAAGCACTCAGCGTGcatatacagtatgtcaataaagtgtttttactaacaaaaaaaaactaattttttgggtttagttgaaaataaatgtacctaaaagtgagaattttttttcaattataatttatttcgattctatatttctcctagaacttaatggcaaaaagaattgttaaataacattacccaaacattttataaaattaaaaaactaaaaacattcacattttatgctgtcaataaagtgtttttacagctacggtaaattgttttgccgttctcttttgggtgatcccgttagatttgggcccatgcgttttggcttctcttgtgtcttcgacttttcttgtcattttctattgcaatttataacgttttgctttaattttatgaaaaataaaatgccaggaaaaagaacaacttttgaagtcgctcagctggtgtattataaccatcagatgggacgtcaagtctcggaactggctgatatgtttaatttatcaaaagcaacgatatacaacatattaaacagagccaataaggaagataggctagaggcaaagccagtatgtggtcgaccctgcaaaatttctgacagagataagcgaaaaattctgagaaaaattgagaaaaatccacaaatttcgcttagggatattgctcaggagttcaaggaagaaagtggtgttgatgtgttacatgaaactgtccgaaaattactgaattccaatgactacacatcacgagttgccaggaaaaaacctctactatcggcggcgaatattttgaagcggctatcgttcgctcaagtccatgtaaatagttcgaacgatttttggagtaacgtcatattctgtgacgaaagcaagatgatgctattctacaacgatgggccatccagagtctggagaaagccactaacagcgttggaaaaccgcaatattattccaaccgttaaattcggaaaactatcagtgatggtgtgggggtgtatttcgagcaagggtgtaggagatttgaccttcattgagaataccatggatgctagacaatatctgagcattttacagacacatctcgtcagtagtgcacagaaatttggattctatgaggacaataag
This region includes:
- the LOC6636459 gene encoding probable salivary secreted peptide, whose product is MNSVTLVGLVLCCLFVTSAYAGNDYLWGEIGPNDYQLAKDTVSKAFFLGLVQTKKYVFKQSNNLDALTITAIRVTDKKKNNGATAVLTAGGPGSKGATIQFTSQRGYGIKDLVEIWGR